From the Phyllobacterium zundukense genome, one window contains:
- a CDS encoding M20 family metallopeptidase, translating into MNTKPSVAAIAAAVDRLQPEFAAMSNAIWDYAELSFAEHQSVKTQISMLEKYGFGIQRNIADIETAFIGEAGSGKPVIAFLGEFDALAGLSQRAGIAREEPVTPGATGHGCGHNLLGTGSMLAAVALAGHLKANNLPGTVRYYGCPGEEGGSGKTFMTRAGAFNDVDAALTWHPAPFNGVRSTNNLAVLEIYYRFKGIAAHASNGAHLGRSALDALELMNVGVNFLREHMPQDCRVHYAITDAGGKAANVVQSRTEALYLVRAPEMPTALELASRVDRIAKGAAMMTDTEVEIVFDRAATNLLPNIALESAIHANMVQLGPVPFDEADIAFAKQIQDTLTQEAIKSSVKLYQIKSDVFLNSKVDGSTPLHLGLRDFEGESHFRAGSTDVGDVSWVTPTAQCWAPAWAIGTAPHTWQVVAQGKSPAAHKAFAHAAKSLATTGLGLILNPDLLASAKAEWLEKTEGRPYQCPIPAHVGPKL; encoded by the coding sequence ATGAATACCAAGCCATCCGTTGCAGCTATCGCTGCGGCCGTCGACAGGCTGCAGCCCGAATTTGCTGCGATGAGCAATGCGATCTGGGATTATGCGGAGCTGAGCTTTGCCGAGCACCAATCCGTGAAAACACAGATTTCCATGCTGGAAAAATACGGTTTTGGCATTCAACGCAATATTGCCGATATCGAGACGGCCTTCATCGGCGAAGCCGGCAGCGGCAAACCGGTCATTGCCTTCCTCGGCGAGTTCGACGCTCTCGCTGGCCTTAGCCAGCGGGCCGGGATTGCCCGGGAGGAACCGGTTACGCCCGGCGCAACAGGTCATGGTTGCGGCCACAATCTGCTTGGGACAGGTTCGATGCTGGCGGCAGTAGCGCTTGCCGGCCATCTCAAGGCAAATAACCTCCCGGGTACTGTCCGTTATTATGGTTGCCCCGGTGAAGAAGGTGGATCGGGCAAGACTTTCATGACGCGGGCTGGCGCTTTCAACGATGTCGATGCAGCTCTGACCTGGCATCCCGCGCCCTTCAATGGCGTACGTTCCACGAACAATCTCGCGGTGTTGGAAATCTATTACCGCTTCAAAGGTATCGCTGCCCATGCCTCTAACGGTGCTCATCTCGGCCGTAGCGCCCTCGACGCACTTGAACTGATGAACGTCGGCGTCAATTTCCTGCGCGAGCACATGCCGCAGGATTGCCGTGTGCACTACGCCATCACAGACGCTGGCGGAAAGGCAGCAAATGTCGTGCAATCCCGGACGGAAGCGCTTTACTTGGTCCGAGCGCCGGAAATGCCGACTGCACTGGAGCTGGCGAGCCGCGTCGATCGTATTGCCAAGGGTGCAGCAATGATGACGGACACGGAAGTCGAGATTGTCTTCGACCGCGCGGCCACCAACCTTCTGCCGAATATCGCGCTCGAAAGCGCGATACACGCTAATATGGTGCAGCTTGGACCCGTGCCGTTCGATGAGGCCGATATCGCCTTTGCAAAGCAAATCCAGGACACACTGACCCAGGAAGCCATCAAGAGCAGCGTCAAACTCTACCAGATCAAGTCCGACGTGTTTCTCAACAGCAAGGTGGACGGATCAACGCCGCTACATTTGGGCTTGCGTGACTTCGAAGGTGAATCGCATTTTCGCGCTGGGTCGACAGATGTCGGTGACGTGAGTTGGGTCACGCCAACCGCACAATGCTGGGCGCCGGCATGGGCTATCGGCACCGCACCACACACGTGGCAAGTGGTTGCGCAGGGAAAGAGCCCGGCTGCCCACAAAGCCTTTGCCCACGCGGCAAAATCGCTGGCAACCACGGGACTTGGCCTGATCCTAAACCCCGACCTTTTGGCAAGCGCCAAGGCGGAATGGCTGGAGAAAACCGAGGGCCGTCCCTATCAGTGCCCGATACCGGCGCACGTCGGACCGAAACTATAG
- a CDS encoding class I SAM-dependent methyltransferase, producing the protein MDSLADGSNFNLRDEIKAYWSERAEGFDQSPGHEIFSEAERAAWHKLILRHLGEGKGRAALDLASGTGVVSHLMDDLGFKVTGIDWADPMIELARAKAKARGRKIAFRLGDAENTMEPSNHYDVIINRHLVWTLVDPATAFTEWLRVLKPGGAVLIVDGDFVNSNRLERLIISLSDICQRVGLMKGEPARSSAELMETHRSILSRVYFSQGARAEAVADLLRQAGFVDVTIDTDMRAIHRMQAKSFSLLKGWARASQHRYAIRARKHH; encoded by the coding sequence ATGGACAGCCTAGCAGACGGATCGAACTTCAATCTTCGTGATGAAATCAAGGCCTATTGGTCGGAGCGGGCGGAGGGCTTTGATCAGTCGCCGGGACACGAGATTTTCTCCGAAGCCGAACGCGCCGCATGGCATAAACTCATTCTCAGGCATTTGGGGGAGGGCAAGGGGCGTGCCGCGCTTGACCTTGCCAGCGGCACGGGCGTCGTATCGCACCTGATGGACGATCTCGGCTTCAAGGTGACCGGGATAGATTGGGCAGACCCAATGATCGAGCTTGCCCGCGCCAAGGCGAAGGCGCGAGGACGAAAGATTGCCTTTCGCCTGGGTGATGCCGAGAATACCATGGAGCCATCCAACCATTATGATGTCATCATCAATCGGCATCTGGTCTGGACGCTGGTAGATCCAGCGACCGCTTTCACCGAATGGCTGCGCGTGCTCAAACCCGGGGGTGCAGTACTGATCGTCGATGGCGATTTCGTCAATTCGAACCGATTGGAGCGGCTAATCATCAGTTTGTCCGATATTTGCCAGCGCGTGGGACTTATGAAGGGCGAACCGGCACGATCGTCAGCTGAGCTTATGGAAACGCACCGCAGCATCCTTTCGCGCGTTTATTTCTCACAGGGCGCGCGTGCTGAAGCCGTCGCAGATCTGTTACGGCAGGCCGGCTTCGTTGATGTCACAATCGATACAGACATGCGTGCGATCCATCGCATGCAGGCCAAAAGCTTCAGTCTACTGAAAGGCTGGGCGAGGGCGTCTCAGCATCGCTACGCGATCAGAGCCCGCAAGCACCACTAA
- a CDS encoding ABC transporter substrate-binding protein, which produces MRLFDKAALAAMGLCVFFSANAFAEKITIKDVTGRNVEVNAPVKHVILGEGRQIYFAAVLDRDEPFKRIVGWRDDLPKADPESYAAYLAKYPEVAKLPTFGGMKDGTFDVEQAVALKPDVIIMNVDAKTATEEAGYIEKLGKVGIPLVYVDFREKPMENTEPSMRIIGKLFGKEEKAEEFIKFRADSIAKVTDVLARETPAKPLVFVERAGGYSDDCCMSFGNENFGKMVEFAGGTNMAKDIIPGTFGTVNPEQIIASNPDQIIITGGNWQGYVPGGNWVGVGYGADETEALRKLENLTKRPAFTGVKAVQDGNVHAIWHQFYNNPYQFVAIQEIAKWLHPDLFKDLDPEMTFKELHERFLPLPYKSGYFVSLRAEG; this is translated from the coding sequence ATGCGGTTGTTTGACAAGGCAGCTTTAGCCGCCATGGGTCTATGCGTTTTCTTTTCCGCCAATGCATTCGCGGAAAAGATCACCATCAAGGATGTGACCGGGCGCAATGTCGAAGTAAATGCGCCTGTCAAGCATGTGATACTTGGCGAGGGCCGGCAGATTTATTTCGCCGCTGTGCTCGACCGGGATGAACCGTTCAAGCGTATCGTCGGCTGGCGCGATGATCTGCCAAAGGCAGATCCGGAAAGCTACGCTGCCTACCTCGCGAAATATCCCGAAGTTGCCAAGCTGCCAACCTTCGGCGGCATGAAAGATGGAACGTTCGATGTAGAACAGGCGGTTGCACTCAAACCGGACGTCATCATTATGAATGTCGACGCAAAGACCGCGACCGAAGAAGCGGGATATATCGAAAAACTTGGCAAGGTTGGTATACCTTTGGTCTACGTGGATTTCCGTGAGAAGCCCATGGAAAACACAGAGCCGAGCATGCGCATCATCGGCAAGCTTTTCGGCAAGGAGGAGAAGGCTGAGGAGTTTATCAAGTTCCGCGCCGACAGCATCGCCAAGGTCACAGACGTTCTTGCCCGGGAAACCCCGGCAAAGCCGCTTGTCTTCGTTGAGCGCGCGGGCGGTTATTCCGACGATTGCTGCATGTCATTCGGCAATGAAAACTTTGGCAAGATGGTCGAATTCGCCGGCGGCACCAATATGGCCAAGGATATTATTCCTGGCACATTCGGCACTGTGAACCCGGAACAGATTATCGCATCCAACCCGGATCAGATTATTATTACCGGCGGCAACTGGCAGGGTTATGTGCCTGGCGGCAACTGGGTCGGTGTCGGCTACGGCGCCGATGAGACGGAAGCGCTGCGCAAACTGGAAAATCTGACGAAGCGCCCGGCATTCACCGGTGTCAAGGCCGTCCAGGACGGCAATGTCCACGCCATCTGGCACCAGTTCTATAACAACCCCTATCAGTTTGTCGCCATTCAGGAGATTGCCAAGTGGCTGCATCCCGACCTGTTCAAGGATCTCGATCCCGAGATGACATTCAAGGAGCTGCACGAACGTTTCCTGCCGCTTCCCTATAAGAGTGGCTATTTTGTATCGCTGCGCGCCGAGGGCTAA
- a CDS encoding ABC transporter substrate-binding protein, giving the protein MILNRAILVLTAALLLTATPAVADKTTITDVTGRQVELDLPAKRVLVGEARQIHVIAALKGEHLFDTIVGWRDDMIKKDPDSYEAYRERFPALESLPQTGYIPSGTFSLEGAIALKPDILTLNLEAQKSAQESGIEEKAAAAGIAIVYLDFRVDPAKNSEKSIELLGSIFGEKTKAAEFIAYRRAQIALVTERLAKAGNIVRPKVFIERSPGISGDNVCCRTFGPANFGEMVELAGGHNIATDVISTTFGDLNPEQIVVSNPDHVIVTGANWAAESDINQFVHVGRGADPENARTKLEALMERPAFSSLAAVKNGKVHAVWHQFYGVPYEFVPIQQFAKWFHPDLFGDLDPDKTFREFHERFLPIIYRPGYFVSLPAGEE; this is encoded by the coding sequence ATGATTTTGAACAGAGCTATTTTGGTGCTTACCGCTGCTTTACTCTTGACGGCAACGCCGGCGGTAGCTGACAAGACAACAATTACCGACGTCACGGGCCGGCAGGTGGAACTTGACCTACCCGCAAAGCGCGTCCTTGTCGGCGAGGCGCGGCAGATTCACGTGATCGCCGCGCTAAAGGGCGAGCATCTGTTCGACACGATCGTCGGCTGGCGCGATGACATGATCAAGAAGGATCCGGATTCCTACGAAGCTTACCGCGAACGCTTTCCGGCGCTCGAAAGCCTGCCGCAAACCGGCTACATACCCAGCGGGACATTCAGCCTGGAGGGAGCTATTGCCCTGAAGCCGGATATCCTGACCCTGAACCTCGAGGCGCAGAAATCCGCACAGGAATCCGGTATCGAGGAAAAGGCTGCCGCCGCAGGTATTGCGATCGTTTACCTCGATTTCCGGGTTGATCCGGCGAAGAACAGCGAGAAGAGTATCGAGCTGCTTGGCAGCATCTTCGGCGAGAAGACAAAGGCGGCGGAGTTCATCGCCTATCGCCGTGCCCAGATTGCACTTGTCACCGAACGCCTCGCCAAGGCGGGGAACATCGTGCGCCCCAAAGTCTTCATCGAGCGCTCGCCCGGCATCTCGGGCGACAATGTGTGCTGCCGAACTTTCGGCCCTGCCAATTTTGGTGAGATGGTCGAACTGGCAGGCGGCCATAACATTGCAACCGACGTCATCAGCACCACTTTTGGCGATCTCAATCCCGAGCAGATCGTCGTAAGCAATCCGGACCACGTGATCGTCACGGGCGCGAACTGGGCCGCAGAATCGGATATCAACCAGTTTGTGCATGTCGGGCGCGGTGCTGACCCGGAAAACGCCCGTACAAAACTCGAAGCGTTGATGGAACGCCCCGCCTTTTCCAGCCTCGCCGCGGTCAAGAATGGCAAGGTGCACGCCGTTTGGCACCAGTTCTACGGCGTTCCCTATGAGTTCGTTCCGATCCAGCAATTTGCCAAATGGTTCCATCCCGATCTGTTTGGCGATCTCGATCCAGACAAGACGTTCAGGGAGTTTCATGAACGGTTTTTGCCGATCATCTACCGTCCAGGCTATTTCGTCTCACTTCCTGCAGGCGAAGAGTGA
- a CDS encoding FecCD family ABC transporter permease has product MVTVLDKVAGIEGHGRYRALVLRRLLLIGGLCVALFLSVAIDMALGPANYALSDVLKALFQSDAVSDQLRVVIWDIRMPIALMAVTVGASLSVAGAQMQTILANPLASPFTLGISAAAGFGAALALVGGIAVFPVATQFMVPINAFLMAMLAALFIHFASTMRGVTVETIVLLGIALVFTFNALLSLLEYLASEQALAAVVFWTMGSLTKATWPKVWVTATVLVVTVPLFARRAWALTALRLGEDKAASFGINVRRLRLETMLTVSLLAAIPVSFVGTIGFVGLVGPHIARMLVGEDQRFFLPASVICGALLLSTTSVVSKTLIPGAVLPIGVITALVGVPFFFALIFTHRRRSW; this is encoded by the coding sequence ATGGTCACGGTGCTAGATAAAGTGGCGGGTATCGAGGGGCACGGACGTTACCGTGCCCTTGTCTTGCGTCGGCTGCTGTTGATCGGCGGGCTGTGCGTCGCGTTGTTCCTTTCCGTCGCCATCGACATGGCTCTCGGGCCCGCAAATTACGCGCTTTCCGATGTGCTCAAGGCCCTGTTCCAATCCGATGCGGTCAGCGATCAACTCCGAGTTGTCATCTGGGATATCCGTATGCCCATTGCACTGATGGCGGTGACCGTTGGTGCCTCGCTTTCGGTCGCGGGCGCGCAGATGCAAACCATTCTCGCCAATCCCCTGGCCAGCCCATTCACGCTTGGCATTTCGGCGGCGGCTGGCTTTGGTGCCGCACTTGCGCTGGTTGGCGGGATCGCGGTTTTTCCTGTCGCTACACAATTCATGGTGCCGATCAACGCCTTTCTGATGGCAATGCTGGCAGCACTCTTCATCCATTTTGCTTCAACCATGCGCGGTGTCACTGTCGAAACAATTGTCCTGCTTGGCATTGCCCTTGTCTTTACGTTTAACGCGCTGTTGTCGCTGCTTGAATATCTGGCCTCGGAGCAGGCACTTGCCGCTGTCGTGTTCTGGACCATGGGCAGCCTCACCAAGGCGACATGGCCAAAGGTCTGGGTCACCGCTACCGTCCTGGTTGTCACCGTTCCGTTGTTTGCCCGCCGCGCCTGGGCACTGACGGCCTTGCGGCTCGGCGAAGACAAGGCAGCCAGCTTCGGCATCAATGTCCGCCGCTTGCGGCTTGAGACCATGCTGACCGTGAGTCTTCTGGCTGCCATCCCCGTTTCTTTTGTCGGCACGATAGGCTTCGTCGGTCTTGTTGGCCCGCACATCGCGCGCATGCTGGTTGGCGAAGATCAACGTTTCTTCCTGCCCGCATCGGTCATCTGCGGCGCATTGCTCCTGTCGACCACGTCCGTCGTCAGCAAGACGCTCATTCCGGGAGCTGTTCTTCCGATCGGCGTCATAACGGCGCTGGTCGGCGTACCATTCTTCTTCGCCCTCATTTTCACGCACCGGAGGCGTTCATGGTAA
- a CDS encoding ABC transporter ATP-binding protein, producing the protein MVSLTLDGLGAKYGKHTVLSGVTTGLLTAGGMTAIIGPNAAGKSTLFKRIAGLISGPGLVHLSETAKGDETICYMPQDTDANAVLTVYESVLLASKQGSGWKVHDSELQEIDRILGALRIDDLAFRSLGELSGGQRQLVSIAQALVRKPEVLLMDEPTSALDLFRQIEVLSFMKSLSARSNMAVMIALHDLNHALRYCDNTIVIANGTMIASGPTREVITQALLRDIYRVDARIEHCSQGRPIIIVDGSLT; encoded by the coding sequence ATGGTAAGCTTGACGCTCGACGGCCTTGGAGCCAAGTACGGAAAACATACGGTACTGTCAGGTGTAACCACGGGATTGCTGACCGCCGGCGGTATGACCGCCATTATCGGCCCTAACGCCGCAGGTAAATCAACTCTGTTCAAGCGGATTGCTGGGCTCATTTCGGGACCTGGTCTGGTGCATCTCTCCGAAACAGCCAAGGGCGATGAAACCATCTGCTACATGCCGCAGGATACGGATGCCAACGCGGTGCTTACCGTTTACGAATCCGTTCTGCTCGCATCCAAGCAGGGTTCGGGCTGGAAGGTCCATGACAGCGAGTTGCAGGAAATCGACCGGATACTGGGAGCGCTCAGGATCGACGATCTCGCATTCCGCAGCCTTGGCGAACTATCCGGCGGCCAGCGCCAGCTGGTGTCGATTGCCCAGGCCCTGGTGCGTAAACCCGAAGTTCTGCTGATGGACGAGCCGACGTCGGCGCTGGACCTGTTCCGCCAAATCGAGGTCCTCAGTTTCATGAAGAGCCTTTCGGCCCGGTCGAACATGGCCGTGATGATTGCACTGCATGATCTGAATCACGCATTGCGCTACTGCGACAACACGATCGTCATCGCCAACGGAACAATGATAGCCAGTGGTCCAACTCGCGAAGTGATTACACAAGCTCTGCTGCGTGATATTTACCGCGTCGATGCCCGGATCGAGCACTGCTCTCAGGGACGGCCAATCATCATTGTCGACGGGTCGCTCACCTGA
- a CDS encoding glycosyltransferase produces MNPIISTLLEGAVPGLLVAGAMLVILPWLSRDSRWRVIPIAATLTLTLHYLHWRATVTIPPMADFSNFAFGCLFFAIEFIAVTGSILSYVTLLRVRSRTAEADANHEWLFSHRTMPLVDVFICTYNEDREILDRTILGAMAMDYPNFRVWILDDSRRDWLCQLSKELGCHYLARPDNNHAKAGNINHALKHVAGLATPPDFISILDADFVPARHFLSRTMTLFREDDVGIVQTPQHFINPDPIQANLRVADAWPDEQRYFFEVLMPSKDDWGTAFCCGTSSVIRMTALARTGGFPTDSVTEDYLLTLRLKRHSYRTVYLNEQLSLGLAPEGLQEYITQRSRWCLGFMQIVRGPDGPFNLKNGLSFLDRMSLIETLLYWSAAYAFRMSGFLVPIFYLLFDIRAVNVDAADGIRHFLPYYLVNIGVIAWLSNQRVLPILTDLSQVLTAREVLTAVVVGLFRPRGRKFKVTAKGGDRSKTIIQWRMMALFAALLALTILGIFMSFSVHSNGSLQDSSAIALYWCWYNITILLTAIAVCVERPRVRKNERLRCNDPIVVTAGDRRGVFLMADISITGARLLGTAPANVGAGVTLQLGTSLLHGQIARQSEVDFAIVIENTIVARAAMVRYVYSGKFQSSIVTIKTGTVMKRVFARLFG; encoded by the coding sequence ATGAACCCGATCATCTCTACCTTGTTAGAAGGTGCGGTACCGGGTCTTCTCGTGGCCGGCGCAATGCTCGTCATCTTGCCATGGCTGTCTCGCGACAGCCGATGGCGCGTCATTCCGATAGCCGCGACGCTGACCTTGACCTTGCACTATTTGCATTGGCGCGCCACCGTCACAATTCCCCCAATGGCGGACTTCAGCAATTTTGCCTTTGGCTGTCTGTTCTTTGCTATCGAGTTTATAGCGGTTACTGGATCGATCCTCTCCTATGTGACCCTGCTTCGGGTTCGCAGTCGCACGGCGGAGGCCGATGCCAACCATGAATGGCTTTTCTCCCACCGGACCATGCCGCTGGTTGACGTTTTTATCTGCACATACAATGAAGACAGAGAAATCCTGGACCGCACCATCCTCGGTGCAATGGCGATGGATTATCCTAATTTTCGAGTCTGGATTCTCGATGACAGCCGCCGGGATTGGCTTTGCCAATTATCAAAGGAACTGGGCTGCCACTATCTGGCACGGCCCGACAATAACCACGCAAAGGCAGGTAACATCAACCATGCGTTGAAACATGTTGCCGGTCTTGCGACGCCTCCGGATTTCATCTCTATTCTCGATGCCGATTTCGTGCCTGCCCGGCATTTTTTATCACGGACAATGACGCTGTTTCGCGAAGACGATGTCGGTATCGTGCAGACGCCACAACATTTCATCAATCCCGATCCTATCCAAGCCAACCTGCGTGTAGCTGATGCCTGGCCGGACGAGCAGCGCTATTTCTTCGAGGTTCTTATGCCGTCGAAGGATGATTGGGGAACCGCGTTTTGCTGTGGTACATCGTCGGTCATCCGCATGACCGCATTAGCCCGAACAGGCGGTTTCCCAACGGATTCTGTGACCGAAGATTATCTGCTGACACTACGCCTGAAGCGGCACAGCTACCGGACGGTTTATCTCAACGAACAACTGTCCCTCGGACTGGCACCTGAAGGGCTGCAGGAATATATCACTCAAAGAAGCCGCTGGTGTCTGGGATTCATGCAGATTGTCAGAGGTCCGGATGGGCCGTTCAATCTGAAAAACGGCCTGTCATTTCTCGACCGGATGAGTCTGATCGAAACCCTCCTTTATTGGAGTGCAGCCTATGCGTTCCGCATGTCGGGCTTCTTGGTGCCAATCTTCTATCTGCTTTTCGATATCCGTGCCGTCAATGTCGATGCAGCCGACGGTATCCGGCATTTCCTTCCCTATTATCTTGTGAACATTGGAGTCATCGCCTGGCTGTCGAACCAGCGCGTGTTGCCAATCCTGACCGATCTTTCGCAGGTTCTGACGGCGCGAGAAGTTTTAACTGCCGTTGTCGTGGGTTTGTTTCGCCCGCGCGGGCGGAAATTCAAGGTAACTGCCAAGGGTGGTGATCGCAGCAAAACCATCATTCAATGGCGCATGATGGCGCTGTTTGCTGCGTTGCTGGCGCTCACGATCCTCGGCATTTTCATGTCGTTCTCTGTTCACAGCAACGGATCGCTTCAGGATTCAAGTGCGATTGCCCTCTACTGGTGCTGGTACAACATCACGATTCTTCTTACTGCCATAGCGGTTTGTGTCGAGCGCCCGCGTGTCAGAAAGAACGAACGACTGCGCTGCAACGATCCAATCGTGGTAACTGCAGGCGATCGACGAGGGGTTTTTCTCATGGCTGATATATCCATTACCGGAGCGAGGCTGCTCGGCACAGCACCGGCAAATGTCGGTGCAGGCGTTACCCTTCAACTCGGTACATCATTGCTACATGGTCAAATTGCCAGGCAATCGGAGGTGGATTTCGCCATTGTGATAGAGAACACCATCGTGGCGCGTGCAGCGATGGTGCGGTACGTTTATTCCGGCAAGTTCCAATCCTCGATTGTGACAATCAAAACGGGTACCGTGATGAAGAGGGTATTCGCACGATTGTTTGGTTGA
- a CDS encoding HlyD family secretion protein, producing the protein MASHRNKSELGRTPSLREISEQGASDIPVSDAAGGAPVLHRLLQEEYQPGEHGLPLVGKEPNSQNAIRQKQAVPWRGRAIRSLAGVALLIVVGWIPVQRLFQVSSVEAVVNARLVTLRAPIGGLIEKDMILDGTDNSVQQNAPLVHIVNSRVDQSRLNDARRDLDQTLEQRASLTEQVEQLTKLRNDLQVQVAAFQEGRMRQLQARVAETDALVASANVENDKAQVERARVEALQTKGFLSQSELDKAVRSARVAEEAVRGATAKRDSATVELDALARGVFIGDSYNDQPRSAQRLDEIMQTIAVATADLRRQDLRHANSQIAVAREKALFAAASEVTIRAPVVGQIWEVLASPGEQVVAGQDLMRLLDCSNSVVTATVSEAVYNRLSVGTPARFIFREGGPEHQGKVVQLSGVASVAANLAILPSALTKQSYRVTVSVPDIAASGQCLVGRTGRVVFQHDQVAG; encoded by the coding sequence ATGGCGTCACATCGAAACAAGAGCGAGCTCGGTCGAACACCCTCGTTGCGGGAAATATCGGAACAAGGCGCCAGCGATATCCCGGTGTCGGATGCTGCAGGGGGCGCACCGGTTCTGCATCGACTGCTCCAGGAAGAATACCAACCTGGCGAGCACGGTTTGCCTTTGGTCGGGAAAGAGCCGAATTCTCAAAACGCTATTCGTCAGAAGCAGGCGGTTCCGTGGCGGGGTAGGGCGATCAGGAGCCTTGCGGGCGTCGCCCTCCTGATCGTAGTTGGCTGGATACCGGTTCAGAGGCTCTTTCAGGTCTCGAGCGTCGAGGCTGTTGTCAATGCGCGGCTGGTGACTTTGAGAGCGCCGATTGGCGGTCTCATCGAAAAGGATATGATTCTGGATGGTACGGACAATAGCGTTCAGCAGAATGCGCCCCTCGTTCATATCGTGAATTCGAGAGTAGATCAGAGCCGGTTGAACGATGCCCGGCGCGATCTGGATCAGACGCTGGAGCAACGGGCTTCCCTTACAGAACAGGTTGAACAATTGACAAAGCTCCGCAACGATTTGCAGGTTCAGGTCGCGGCCTTCCAGGAAGGGCGTATGCGTCAATTGCAAGCGCGGGTCGCAGAAACTGACGCGTTAGTGGCTTCGGCAAATGTTGAAAACGACAAGGCGCAAGTGGAGCGTGCACGTGTCGAAGCACTCCAAACAAAGGGGTTTCTGTCACAGTCCGAATTGGACAAGGCTGTTCGTAGCGCGCGCGTTGCGGAGGAGGCCGTCAGGGGCGCAACCGCGAAACGCGATAGCGCGACTGTCGAACTGGATGCATTAGCCCGTGGCGTTTTCATAGGAGACAGCTATAATGATCAGCCACGGTCGGCGCAGCGTCTCGATGAAATCATGCAAACTATTGCGGTAGCCACAGCCGATCTGCGAAGGCAGGATCTCCGCCATGCGAACTCGCAGATTGCGGTTGCTCGCGAGAAAGCACTGTTTGCCGCCGCAAGCGAGGTCACGATCCGCGCGCCGGTCGTCGGGCAGATTTGGGAAGTGCTGGCATCGCCTGGCGAGCAGGTCGTCGCTGGACAGGATTTGATGCGGCTTCTTGATTGTTCCAATTCGGTAGTAACGGCGACGGTCAGTGAAGCCGTCTACAACCGGTTAAGCGTTGGCACGCCAGCTCGTTTCATTTTTAGGGAAGGCGGGCCTGAACACCAGGGCAAAGTGGTACAGTTAAGCGGCGTTGCATCTGTAGCAGCCAATCTCGCCATTCTGCCGTCTGCGCTGACCAAGCAATCCTACCGGGTGACGGTTTCTGTTCCGGATATAGCCGCCAGTGGGCAATGCCTGGTGGGGCGGACCGGACGCGTCGTCTTCCAGCATGATCAGGTTGCCGGTTGA
- a CDS encoding dihydrodipicolinate synthase family protein, with protein sequence MKSGKHAISGNWASLLLPIEADDNIEFNKLGDEIDILVDAGVDGIYSNGTAGEFHNQTEEEFDKIQFVLAERCQRAGMPFIIGACQPDPAIMLNRVRRAASHMPAAIQVILPDWWPLTDSEAIDFLNRASDTASGIPLILYNPPHAKRVLASTELATILASAPGVTGVKLADGGKDWYADARAHLHGVSLFVPGHHLATGVNEGVAAGSFSNVACLSPGGAQRWTDLMQTDIGVALEIEQRICRFMDEHIVPFRQNLGYSNAALDKLLAAVGNWGPVGTRLRFPYRWIPDSEAERLRGIAKQELSEIII encoded by the coding sequence TTGAAATCGGGAAAACACGCAATCAGCGGCAATTGGGCCAGTCTGCTCCTGCCTATAGAGGCAGACGACAATATAGAGTTCAATAAGCTGGGCGACGAGATCGATATTCTGGTCGATGCGGGTGTCGACGGCATTTATTCGAACGGCACGGCCGGCGAATTCCACAATCAGACCGAGGAGGAATTCGACAAAATACAGTTTGTGTTAGCTGAGCGGTGCCAAAGGGCAGGGATGCCATTCATTATCGGGGCGTGTCAGCCCGATCCGGCGATCATGCTCAATCGTGTGCGCCGTGCCGCATCGCATATGCCCGCTGCCATTCAGGTCATATTGCCGGACTGGTGGCCGCTGACCGATTCGGAAGCAATCGATTTCCTCAACAGGGCGTCCGACACTGCAAGCGGCATTCCCCTGATCCTCTACAATCCCCCACATGCAAAGCGCGTTCTCGCATCGACGGAACTCGCAACAATACTGGCTTCAGCACCCGGCGTAACAGGCGTGAAATTGGCCGATGGCGGCAAGGACTGGTATGCGGATGCCCGCGCACATCTGCACGGTGTTTCGCTTTTCGTACCCGGGCATCATCTCGCCACTGGTGTCAATGAAGGTGTCGCGGCGGGATCATTCTCCAACGTTGCGTGTCTCAGTCCGGGCGGTGCTCAACGGTGGACCGATCTGATGCAAACCGACATTGGCGTGGCTCTCGAAATTGAACAGCGGATCTGCAGGTTCATGGATGAGCATATCGTGCCGTTCAGGCAAAATTTGGGATATTCAAATGCTGCGCTCGACAAATTGCTTGCCGCCGTAGGCAATTGGGGACCTGTCGGAACGCGGCTCCGTTTTCCCTACCGCTGGATCCCAGACAGTGAGGCAGAGCGGTTGAGGGGCATCGCAAAACAGGAATTGAGCGAGATTATCATCTGA